The Polaribacter sp. Q13 sequence TTTGACACCTTTATCATCAAGAATTTTAAAAGTATTTATTAATGCTGCAACACCGCTTGTTGTAACAAATGCAACAGAAATATAAAAGCTTTCACAGTTTTCTAGCTCTTTTATAATTGTTGATAAAACTTTTTTCCTTGGAATTTTTCTATTTACAAGTAACTCTGGTTGATAAAGAGCCTCAGAATCTAAATCTTTATCAATAAACCCTGTAAGTAAACTGTTTTTAAAACTATCATTAAAAACTTTATTCATCTTCAATTAGTTTGTTAACTATAGGAATATCCGCTTCAGCCCAATCCAGTTTATCGATATCTTTTATTGCTAACCATTCAGAAGAAATATGTTCATTTAATTGTATGTCTTTTGTCTCTGAATAACATTTAAAACTGTGCATTTTTAATTCAAAATCAGGATATTTATGAATAACAGTTACAAATAAGTCATCTATTTTAGTTGGAATAAAGTTCAACTCTTCAATAAGCTCTCTTTTTAAAGCTTCTTTTTCAGTTTCTCCTTTTTCAATTTTCCCACCTGGGAATTCAAACTTCCGGGAAATATAACTTAACTTATTTTTTGGTCTTTGTACACAAAAAATTTCATTTTCAAAACAAATTATTGCAGCTACAACTTCAACTTTTTTCATTTAAATTTTTATGATATTATTCAAAACCTACTTTTGACGAAATTAAACTTTTAAGTATTTAAAAACAAGTTAAAAGCTCCAAAAAGGAACAAAAGAAAACTCCCAATTTGCTTTTCTATATAATATAAAAATCAAGCTCATTTTACTATTTTTAATCAAAAACTTTACTCACAATCCACACTCTTAAAACCATCTCCAACATCCTCAGTTCTTAAACTCGGAACAATTTTATAATATTTTTTGATAAAGTCAATTTGTTTAGTATTTACAGCTGGCAAAGGAGTATTCCCTGCAGTCCAGAAATAACTTTCTTTTGTTGGCGAATTATAGTGAAACCCATTTTCTATCTGTTCTTCAAAATCGGGACTCATACTAGAATTTACATTTGGTTCTAAAATATTTTCAAATTTTAAAAGACTTGTTTTTGTATTCGTTTTTTTAATGGTGGTATAATTACTGAGTTTTAATTCTGTTAAAAAAGGAACCAAACTTAATAACAAACTCACAGCCATAAAAAATACAATTGTTTTTTCTTTTCTAAAAAACCAAACACAAATTTGCATGGCAAAGAATAACATATAAAAAAAGAAAAAACGGTATTGAGGAGAAAAAATCCAAGCCAATACAAAATGTAAAACACCAATTACATACAATATAAACACTGCTTTTTCTTTACTTTTAAAATACCATAAAAAAGGAAAAGAAATTAGAAGCGTCGTAAATATGATATTGATAATTCCATTGAATTTAAACGAGGTTATCCAAGCAATAAACAATTGAGAGGTAGAAAGGTTTGCTAATTCTTGATAATCGAAAGCAGCATTATACGTCCCTACTTTAAACAATTGAATGAGTGCTGTTGGCACTTTCCAATCTACATTTAAAACATCTAAAATTTGTAATGGATATAACAAGTATCCCGTAAGAAATACATTTTTCATTAAAAACAACACCAACACAAAAAAAGAGAAGAGTATTGGTTTTACCAACTTACCTTTTAAGAGACTATAGTGTTTTACCAATAAAATAATGGGTAATAAAACCAACACACAAGTGGTTATTTTTATGACACATAAGAAAATTGTTAGTAATAAAATAAGCATAAAACGAGAGTAATCAATCTCCTTAAAATGTTTTATAAAAAGATAAAACAACAACTGACTGATTAAAAAAACTGGTAAATCTGGTGATGGTGCATTGATAAAAAAGATGATAAAAGGCAAGCCAACCAACACACTACCTACATACAATTGATTTATCTTTTTACTTGTTTTATACTGATGCAATTGTTGAACGCAGAAAAAAGAAAAAATGACTAAGAAATAGCCATTCAAATCATTGAAATTCGTTTCTAAAAACGGAAAAGTAAACGTTGCTTGCAAAATATGCCAACTAGACATTTGGGCAAAAAAGATATGCAAATTCCCCAACCCTTTTACAAAACCATATTCATTTAACCACTTAATGGTTTGTATATAATAACTTTCATTATCAAAAATGGAAGGCGTAACCGAAGACATTGCCAACGCAATGCTAAAAATAAAAAGGAGTCCTAGTTTATACGTTTTGCTAAATAAGATCCAACTATTTTTAAATTGGGTAAAATGTGTTTTAATATCACTCTTAAAAAGCCATAAACCTGCAATTGTTATGCTAGACATAATACCATAAAAAACAAGATCTAAAGCAAAGAAAAAAGCATAGCACCAACTAAATAATGTAATTGAAAATAGGCCTAAAATATGGTGAATGGTAAAATTATGGGATTCAATTTTAAAAAGTTTTTTTAGTAAAAAACCAAAGCTTAAGGAGGAAATAAAAATATAAATCCAATTAATTAAAATTAAAAGCATGTGTTTTTTAAAATTGATTTTAGAGATTACAAGTTACGAATAAAATAATTTTTTACTTCATTAAATATCGAATTGTTCTCGACTGCGCTCGAACAGTCAACTCTTAAAAAAATTGACCACATAGACACATAATAAACATAGGTTTTGTGTGTAAAGAATGAAACCAATTTAAATTCACAATGTCCTCCTGAGCTTGTCGAAAGATCTTTAACACGCTAAAAAGTCTTCGACAAGATCAGACTGACAATGCACTATCGGAATTGTAACTATAAAAAGAACTAAAATAAAATACAAACTGGCATTGGCGCAGCAACTTCATTTACAAAAGTTAATTTCCCTGTAACAACATCTCTTTTAAAAGAAACAATATTATTGGTGTCTTGATTGGCAACTAATAGAAACTTTTCATCAGGAGACAATGAAAAATTACGTGGGTTTTTTCCTAAAACAGGTTCGTAACCAATTGTTGTTAATGTTCCGTTTTCTGAATTCACGGCATAAATAACAATCGATTCATGTCCGCGATTTGAAGCATACAAAAATTTTCCATCTTTAGTAATATGAATATCTGCTGCTTTACTAAACGTTGTAAAATCCTTTGGTAATGTAGCTATTGAAGAATCTACATAATAATTCCCTTCTTTTTCTTTTACTAAAGAAACCGTGTTGTTCAATTCATTTAAAACATAGATCCATTTATTATTTGGATGAAACGTTACATGTCTTGGTCCTGCTCCGTCTGCCATTTTTAAAGATGCTTGTTTGGTAGGAACTAATTCATTTTTTTGAGAATCTATGGTAGAAAACAATAATTCATTGGTTCCTAAATCTACAGAAATAACTTCTTTTTTTGTTGGATGAAACCAAGCTGAATGTGCATGAGGTCCTTTTTGTCTTTTGGTTGTTCCTTTACCAACATGTTGTTGTACGTTTAATAACGTAGATAATTTCCCTGACGTATCTGCTTTTAGTAAACCTACACTTCCGCCACCGTAATTTGCGGTTACAATATAATTATCTTCATTTATGGCAACAAAACAAGGTCCTGCTCCACCAGATTCTTCTTTGCTAATTAATACCAAAGAATCCCCTTCAATTTTAAAAGACTTTATAAACCCTGTTCCGTTTACGTTGGTTTCTCCAACCGCAAAAAGTGTTTTTTGATCTTTAGATTTTGCTAAAAAAGTAGGATTTACGGTTTCTGCAACCAATCCTATTTTTTTTAACGCTCCTTTTTCTGAAAGTTCATATTCATAAATTCCTTTAGAATCTTTTTGGGTATATGTACCAACATAAAAAGAAGTAGTCATGGTGTCTTTTTTAACAGTTGCTGTTTTTTTAGTTACGGTTTTACATCCGAAGAAAAATATTGATAATAGAAATATTGGTAGTAATTTCATAAATTAAAATGTTTTAAAAATTGGCAATCTCAAATGAACTGGTTCGTAATAAGGTGATTTTTTGTAGATATAGTTTAATTGTTCTCTTGGGTTCTTAGCAAACTCAGTATCCGATTTTAATTTTTCTTCAAACTCCTTTTTTACAGATGGGTTATCAATCAAAAATTGTGCTGCTATATCTTCAAAAACATAGGCAGAATAGCCTTCTTTTTGTTGTAAAACAGTATCGAAAAAATTCCAATTAAAAAACGAATCTGTTGCTGCTGCTTCTAACGTTTCTAACAAATAACGCACTCCGTTTTGATGTGTAGGAATATAAATGTCTCCTTTTCTAAATTGAAAATTTTCAGTAGACAGATTTACAGTAGTATTATAATGTAAATAATGACCTTCATAGGCTGTTTTTCGAGTTTCAAATTCAGCAATATGATTCACTTCCACTTCAATTGTGGTATCGTTTTTAAAACGTATAAACTTTATTTGATTGTTCTTTAATCGATCTATAATTTTATGCCAACCTTTTTGTAAAATATAGGCTTTCGGGATTGCTACAGACTTTGTTGTCTCAAAATTATTGTAATATTTTACCGATTTTGTATATGGTTTTGTTCTATCATAAAACAACCTTTTTCCTGTGGTTGCTTTACTATCTATATATTCTCCTTGGTATCCTTTAAACTGTAATTCTGTCGGTTTTTTTGTATCCACCTTAAAAGCAATAGGATAGGTTTTATTTGCCAAAACCTCAGCCATAGCATTTGCTCTTAATTCTTTAATTTCTGCAGAATTTTCTTCAGTAAAATCTAACGCAGAAAACAGCAATTGATAGGTTTGAGCTACTCTTAACTTATATGGTTTTAGCATGTGCGTTTCTACCATCAATCCTAAGGTATTAAATAAGGTTGTGTAACCCGTAGAATATCTTGGCGAATCGAAAAACTGAGACCAACCGTCTTCTGGTGTGGTACCCCAAACATTAACATACGGAGTAATTGAAATTCCTTTTTTAAGTAACAAATTCTCTAAACTCGGACGCATTTTCGTTTCTATAAAAGTACCTAAACCGCCACCTAATTTATTGTGTTGTGTAAATAAATGTGTAATTGCATATTGATAATCGGCACCATTACTTACATGATTGTCTATAAAAACATCTGGATTAACCGCATGAAAAATTTCTGCAAAAGCGGCTGCATTTTTAGTGTCTTGTTTTATAAAATCTCTATTTAAATCGTAGTTTCTGGCATTTCCTCTAAAACCATATTCTTTTGGTCCGTTTTGATTTGCCCTTGTATGAGAATTTCTATTTAAAGCACCGCCTACATTATAAACCGGAATGACACAAATAATAGTGTTTTTATATTTCTCTATTAAGGAATCGTTTTGTACGAGGTCTCTAAGCAATAACATGGACGCATCAATTCCGTCTGATTCTCCTGGGTGAATTCCGTTATTAATTAAAATTCTATTTTTTGGTGATTCTTTAATTTCATCAACATTAAAAACACCTTCCCTATTGTAAACAACAAGATGCAAAGGCTCTCCGGAATCTGTTTGTCCGAAAGAAAATAAAGAAACAGAAGCATACTCGTCTGCTAACTCTTTATAATAAGAAATTACCTCTTTGTATTCTGGGGTTTCGGTTCCTTCTAATTTTTCGAAAAGTGTTGTAAAATCTTTATTTTTATTGGAAGAATTATCACAAGAAAACAGCAACCATAAAACAGTAAAAAAAAGTATTGTTTTAAATATTTTATACATATTTATTTAACTCTTACCGTTTTAGGTACTAATTTGGTATAATCTCCATCATTTCTAATTACATCTCTTACAATTGATGATGATATGTAAGATGTACTTGCAGCCGTTAATAAAAATACGGTTTCAATGGGACCTAAATCTCGGTTTGTATGTGCAATGGCTTTTTCGAACTCAAAATCTGCGGGATTTCTTAAACCTCTTAAAATAAAATCGACATTATTTTCTTGACAAAAATGAACTGTTAAACCTTTATAAGTGACCACCTTTATTTTAGGTTCGTGCGCAAAACAATCTTCAATAAATTTTTTACGTTCCTCTAAAGTAAACATGTAATTTTTATCAGCATTTACACCAATAGCGATAATAAGTTCATCGAACAATTTTACACCTCTTTCAATGATATCAAAATGACCTAATGTTATTGGATCAAAGGATCCGGGGAAAATTGCTCTCTTCATTTTTTTTTTAAAATTTGATAATTTTGATAATTTTGACACATGAAACACGACAGATAATGAATCTTTCAATATTCTTACTTTATAATAAAATCACTTATCTAAAGAGTCTATGAAATTTGATATTTTTTGTTGTAATTTTTGAATTCTTTTTTCTAAATCGAGAAAAGTTTCATGAGACATAAAATTTAAATTATTACAAATTATAATTTGTGTCTCCCATTCAAAAGCAGAACCTAAACTATGTTCTAAAAAAGTAACAAAATGTTTATTAGTCCTTTTACTTGTTCCTTCGGATATATTAGAAGGAATAGAAACAGCACATCTGTTTAATTGACTCACCAAACCAAATTTTTCAAAATCAGGTAAAGTTGACGTGAATTTATAGTTTAAGGTAACTAATTCTATTGCTTCTTGCCAAATTTGTAACTTTTTAAAATTATGTCTTTTCATAGCTTTGTTATGTTTTTGATTTTTTTGATGCTTTTGAACCAAGAACCAAGAATTATTCTGGTTTCTACAATATACATAAATTAGTTTTTACTTCTTTTTTCAAAAAAAATCTTGTCTCAAAAATATCCTGATTCAATGACACAACAGTGATAATCTTGTTTCGTGGTTCAAAAACATCCTGTCTCAATCTCACAACAGTGATTATCTTGCCTCGTGGTTCAACATCATCTTGTCTCTAAAAACACTCTCTATTTAAGAGCAGATTGTATGGCATTGTCAAATAACTCTTCTAATGATATTCCTGCTGCTTTTGCTTGTTGTGGTAAAATACTATTTTCTGTTAAACCTGGCACCGTATTCATTTCTAAGAAATGTGGCACTCCTTCTACTAAAATATATTCTGATCGTGAAAAACCAGACATGTTTAAAATTCCATATACTTTTTTAGCAATCTCTTCTACTTTCGTCTTTTCTCTTATGGTTATTCTTGCAGGAGTAATCTCTTGCGATTTTCCTTCGTATTTGGCTTCATAATCAAAGAAATCATTTTCTGTAACAATTTCTGTAATTGGCAATACTTTTATTGCTCCTTTATATTCAATTACGCCAACAGAAACTTCTGGTCCGTCTAAAAAGGACTCTATTAAAATTTCTGAATCTTCTTTATACGCTTTTTCTATGGCTGGTAAAATAGCTTCTTTGGTGTGTGCTTTAGAAATTCCGTAACTAGAACCCGCATTGTTTGGTTTTATAAAACAAGGCAAACCAACTTTAGCTACAATTTTATCTAAATCTACAACGTCTCCTTTATTTAAATAAATAGAAACAGCTGTTTTTATTCCGTATTCTTTAACAACACTTAACGTATCTCTTTTATTAAACGTTAATGCCATTTGATAATAAGGAGCAGAAGTGTGTTTTAAATTAATGAGATTAAAATAAGCTAATAATTCTCCATTTTCTCCAGGATTACCATGAATTGCGTTAAAAACACAAGTAAAAGTGATTTTTTTATCATCTAAAATGAAAGAAAAATCGTTTTTATTGATAGGATACTCTTTATCAGCAGCATCTAAAGCAACCCATTTATCTTTTAAAATATGGACTCTAAAAGGATTGTATTTCTCTTTATTTAAGTGATTGTACACTACATTTCCGCTGGTAAGGGAAATATTAACTTCGGATGAATACCCACCCATAACAATAGCAATATTCTTTTTCATGGTTTCTAAAATAATAAAACAAATTTATCAAAATAATTATAGAAATAGCAACGTTTAGTTTTTATATCTTTGTGCGTTCTAAAAATCAAAAAATGAGTGTTTTTCAATTTCTAAAAAGTAAATCCTTCTTTAAACAAGTTGCCATTGCAATTGTAGGTTTATTGGTATTTATTTTTGCCTTAAAATATTGGTTAGGATATTCTACCAATCACGATCAAAAAATTCAAGTTCCTAATTTACATAAAATGTCTTTGGAGGATGTAGACCTAAAGCTAAAAGAACTTAATTTAGATTTTATTGTAATTGATAGTGCTAGCTACAACCCAGATTATCCAAAAAAATCTGTAATTGAGCAATCTCCAGAAACCGGCGATTTTGTTAAAGAAAAACGTAAAATATACTTAACATTAAACCCTTCTAAATATAGAGATGTTACGGTACCCGATTTAAATGGTAGAACAAAAAGACAAGCAACTTCTCACCTACGCTCTATTGGTTTTAATATTGGTACCAACCCAATTTCTGTTAGTGATATCGGTAAAGATGTTGTTCGTGGATTGCGCTACAAAGGAAAAATATTAAATCAAGGAGATAAATTACCACTAAACTCTGTTGTAGATTTGGTTTTAGGTGACGGAAACGGGAACTAGTTATCAGTTATCAGTTATCAGTTATCAGTTATCAGTTATCAAAATTAAAAAAACAAACAGGTAAATCTTGATATTTTAAATGAATATCAATTTAAACATAAAAATAAATTTTGCAAGAAAATCAACCTCAAGAAATAGAAAACGACGATTTATACGAACATCACAGATTTACGGCTAGTGAAGGGCAAGAACCTTTAAGAGTTGATAAATTTTTAATGAATTTTGTAGAAAACGCCACGAGAAATAAAATTCAACAAGCTGCTAAAGCAGGAAATATTTTGGTGAATGATGCGGTTGTAAAATCGAATCATAAAGTAAAACCAAATGATGTTGTTAGAGTTGTTTTGGCATATCCGCCAGCAGAAAATTTATTGGTTGCAGAAGATATTCCGTTAGATATTGTTTATGAAGATGACACTGTAATTGTAGTAAACAAACCTGCAGGAATGGTAGTACATCCAGGACATGGAAACTACTCTGGGACTTTGGTGAATGGCTTAATTCACCATATAGAAAACTTACCGACCAATTCTAATGAAAGACCCGGTTTGGTGCATAGAATTGATAAAGACACCAGTGGTTTATTGGTGGTTGCAAAAACCGAATTTGCCTTAGCTCATTTATCAAAACAATTTTTCGACAGAACTACGGAGCGTTTGTATTACGCCTTAGTTTGGGGAAATGTAGAAGAAGATGAAGGCAGAATTGAAGGAAATATAGGACGTAGTTTAAAAAACCGTTTGCAGATGTCTGTTTTTCCTGATGGAGATTTCGGAAAACATGCCGTTACACATTACAAAGTTTTAGAGCGTTTAACTTATGTAACCTTAGTACAATGTAAATTAGAAACGGGTAGAACACACCAAATTAGAGCACACTTTAAACATATTGGTCATACTCTTTTTAATGATGAACGTTATGGTGGAGATGATATTTTAAAAGGAACAACGTTTACCAAATACAAACAATTTGTACACAATTGTTTTAAAGTATTACCTAGACAAGCGCTACATGCAAAAACACTTGGGTTTACACATCCAAAAACAGGAGAGTTTATGCAGTTTAATTCTGAAGTACCATCCGATATTACTGAGTGTTTAGAAAAATGGAGAACATATTCTGAAAATTCAAAGAATATTGAATTAGAGTAACTAATTTAAAAAAAAGAGGCTATCTAAAAAGGATTACATCTTAAGGTACTGAACTTATTTCAATACCTCAACTTACTAAAGTTCAACCTTTATAAGAATCTGAAATATATTCAGATTGATAAAAATCTTACTTTTTAAACGACCTCTTTTTTACTTTAAATAGAAATTATCTATCAAAAAGAACTAACACTATTACATTTACTTATAATAGTATTAAATATTACTCTTAAAACACTTTTAAGATAGCTATAATCCTTTGTATTTTTATGCTATAATTATTTCTGAATTACATCCTATGAAAATCATCATATCTCCAGCAAAATCTTTAGATTTTGAATCTAAAGTACCTACAACGTTACACACACAACCTCGTTTTTTAGAGCAATCTAATAAATTGAACAAAAAACTAAAAACACTTTCTAAGAAGAACATCTCTGAGTTGATGAAAATTTCTGATGATTTATCTGCTTTAAATTATGAAAGAAATCAATCTTGGTCAACTCCTTTTACAACTACAAATGCAAAACAAGCTATTTATGCATTTACCGGAGCAGTTTTTAAAGGAATTGATGTAAATTCTATTGAAGAAGAAAAATTACCATTACTTCAAAATAATTTAAGAATTTTATCAGGTTTGTATGGTTTGTTAAAACCATTAGATTTAATTCAGCCTTATCGTTTAGAAATGGGAACTCGTTTAAAAGTTGGTAGTACAGAAAATCTTTATAAATTTTGGGATAACTCTATTGCAAACTCATTAAATGAAGAGTTAAAAGGTGGTGAGTTATTAGTAAATCTAGCAAGTACAGAATACTTTAAAGTGATCCCTAAAAAAGTTTTAAAAGTACCAATGATTACACCTGTTTTTAAAGATTTTAAAAACGGAGAATATAAAATTGTAATGACCTACGCTAAAATGGCTCGTGGTTTAATGGTGCGTTATATTATTGATAACAACGTTAAAACAATTGAAGATTTAAAAGGTTTTAATGTTGATAAATATCGTTTTTCTGAAGAATTATCTTCTGGAAATGATTTAGTATTTACACGTTAAAAAAAAGTCTACAGTTTTTCAGTCTTCAGTTAGCAGTCACAAACTGACTGCTAACTGAAGACTGCCGACTGATTTCTAACAATCTACAATTCTCACCGTAACTGCCAAACCACCTTCTGAGGTTTCTTTGTAGTTTTTATTCATGTCTTTAGCAGTTTCCCACATCGTGTCAATTACACTATCTAAATGTACCAAAGCTTCTTTGGGGTCTGTTTCTAACGCAATTTCTGCGGCATGAATTGCTTTTATTGCGCCCATAGAATTCCTTTCTATACATGGTACTTGCACCAAACCACCAATAGGATCGCAGGTTAAACCTAAATGATGTTCCATAGCAATTTCTGCGGCCGACAAACATTGTGCTGCTGTACCCCCCAACAATTCTGTTAAAGCTGCTGCTGCCATTGCAGAAGACACTCCTATTTCTGCCTGACAACCTCCCATTGCTGCAGATATTGTAGCATTCTTCTTAAAAATACTGCCAATCTCACCAGCGGTTAATAAGAATTTTTTAACCTGACTAAAATCTGCTTCGTGATTTTCTATCACCATATAATACATTAAAACAGCAGGAATTACACCTGCACTTCCGTTTGTGGGTGCTGTAACCACTCTACCCAAAGCCGCATTTACTTCATTTACAGACAGCGCAAAACAACTTACCCATTTTAATATTTCTCTAAATTTTACTTCTGTACTTCTAATGGCAGTAATCCACTCTTTTGGATTTGTATAACTAGTA is a genomic window containing:
- a CDS encoding RluA family pseudouridine synthase, with product MQENQPQEIENDDLYEHHRFTASEGQEPLRVDKFLMNFVENATRNKIQQAAKAGNILVNDAVVKSNHKVKPNDVVRVVLAYPPAENLLVAEDIPLDIVYEDDTVIVVNKPAGMVVHPGHGNYSGTLVNGLIHHIENLPTNSNERPGLVHRIDKDTSGLLVVAKTEFALAHLSKQFFDRTTERLYYALVWGNVEEDEGRIEGNIGRSLKNRLQMSVFPDGDFGKHAVTHYKVLERLTYVTLVQCKLETGRTHQIRAHFKHIGHTLFNDERYGGDDILKGTTFTKYKQFVHNCFKVLPRQALHAKTLGFTHPKTGEFMQFNSEVPSDITECLEKWRTYSENSKNIELE
- a CDS encoding (deoxy)nucleoside triphosphate pyrophosphohydrolase; the protein is MKKVEVVAAIICFENEIFCVQRPKNKLSYISRKFEFPGGKIEKGETEKEALKRELIEELNFIPTKIDDLFVTVIHKYPDFELKMHSFKCYSETKDIQLNEHISSEWLAIKDIDKLDWAEADIPIVNKLIEDE
- a CDS encoding D-alanine--D-alanine ligase, with product MKKNIAIVMGGYSSEVNISLTSGNVVYNHLNKEKYNPFRVHILKDKWVALDAADKEYPINKNDFSFILDDKKITFTCVFNAIHGNPGENGELLAYFNLINLKHTSAPYYQMALTFNKRDTLSVVKEYGIKTAVSIYLNKGDVVDLDKIVAKVGLPCFIKPNNAGSSYGISKAHTKEAILPAIEKAYKEDSEILIESFLDGPEVSVGVIEYKGAIKVLPITEIVTENDFFDYEAKYEGKSQEITPARITIREKTKVEEIAKKVYGILNMSGFSRSEYILVEGVPHFLEMNTVPGLTENSILPQQAKAAGISLEELFDNAIQSALK
- a CDS encoding M14 family metallopeptidase gives rise to the protein MYKIFKTILFFTVLWLLFSCDNSSNKNKDFTTLFEKLEGTETPEYKEVISYYKELADEYASVSLFSFGQTDSGEPLHLVVYNREGVFNVDEIKESPKNRILINNGIHPGESDGIDASMLLLRDLVQNDSLIEKYKNTIICVIPVYNVGGALNRNSHTRANQNGPKEYGFRGNARNYDLNRDFIKQDTKNAAAFAEIFHAVNPDVFIDNHVSNGADYQYAITHLFTQHNKLGGGLGTFIETKMRPSLENLLLKKGISITPYVNVWGTTPEDGWSQFFDSPRYSTGYTTLFNTLGLMVETHMLKPYKLRVAQTYQLLFSALDFTEENSAEIKELRANAMAEVLANKTYPIAFKVDTKKPTELQFKGYQGEYIDSKATTGKRLFYDRTKPYTKSVKYYNNFETTKSVAIPKAYILQKGWHKIIDRLKNNQIKFIRFKNDTTIEVEVNHIAEFETRKTAYEGHYLHYNTTVNLSTENFQFRKGDIYIPTHQNGVRYLLETLEAAATDSFFNWNFFDTVLQQKEGYSAYVFEDIAAQFLIDNPSVKKEFEEKLKSDTEFAKNPREQLNYIYKKSPYYEPVHLRLPIFKTF
- a CDS encoding four helix bundle protein produces the protein MKRHNFKKLQIWQEAIELVTLNYKFTSTLPDFEKFGLVSQLNRCAVSIPSNISEGTSKRTNKHFVTFLEHSLGSAFEWETQIIICNNLNFMSHETFLDLEKRIQKLQQKISNFIDSLDK
- the coaD gene encoding pantetheine-phosphate adenylyltransferase; amino-acid sequence: MKRAIFPGSFDPITLGHFDIIERGVKLFDELIIAIGVNADKNYMFTLEERKKFIEDCFAHEPKIKVVTYKGLTVHFCQENNVDFILRGLRNPADFEFEKAIAHTNRDLGPIETVFLLTAASTSYISSSIVRDVIRNDGDYTKLVPKTVRVK
- a CDS encoding PASTA domain-containing protein is translated as MSVFQFLKSKSFFKQVAIAIVGLLVFIFALKYWLGYSTNHDQKIQVPNLHKMSLEDVDLKLKELNLDFIVIDSASYNPDYPKKSVIEQSPETGDFVKEKRKIYLTLNPSKYRDVTVPDLNGRTKRQATSHLRSIGFNIGTNPISVSDIGKDVVRGLRYKGKILNQGDKLPLNSVVDLVLGDGNGN
- a CDS encoding lactonase family protein, with product MKLLPIFLLSIFFFGCKTVTKKTATVKKDTMTTSFYVGTYTQKDSKGIYEYELSEKGALKKIGLVAETVNPTFLAKSKDQKTLFAVGETNVNGTGFIKSFKIEGDSLVLISKEESGGAGPCFVAINEDNYIVTANYGGGSVGLLKADTSGKLSTLLNVQQHVGKGTTKRQKGPHAHSAWFHPTKKEVISVDLGTNELLFSTIDSQKNELVPTKQASLKMADGAGPRHVTFHPNNKWIYVLNELNNTVSLVKEKEGNYYVDSSIATLPKDFTTFSKAADIHITKDGKFLYASNRGHESIVIYAVNSENGTLTTIGYEPVLGKNPRNFSLSPDEKFLLVANQDTNNIVSFKRDVVTGKLTFVNEVAAPMPVCILF
- the yaaA gene encoding peroxide stress protein YaaA, producing the protein MKIIISPAKSLDFESKVPTTLHTQPRFLEQSNKLNKKLKTLSKKNISELMKISDDLSALNYERNQSWSTPFTTTNAKQAIYAFTGAVFKGIDVNSIEEEKLPLLQNNLRILSGLYGLLKPLDLIQPYRLEMGTRLKVGSTENLYKFWDNSIANSLNEELKGGELLVNLASTEYFKVIPKKVLKVPMITPVFKDFKNGEYKIVMTYAKMARGLMVRYIIDNNVKTIEDLKGFNVDKYRFSEELSSGNDLVFTR